Genomic DNA from Pungitius pungitius chromosome 12, fPunPun2.1, whole genome shotgun sequence:
gttctccccatGTCTGCCTAGTTTCTCTCCAGTTTCGTCCCGCAGTCCAAACACATGCTGTTGGGGTTTGGTTAATTGGTGACTCCAAGTTTACCGTCTGAACTTCTGATCAAGAATCACTATGGTTACCTTCGGCCCTGCTTGGCAGAGAAGTCATAAAAAGTCAACTGGCTCGAGTTTCAAAATTAGGAAGAATTTAATAACTAGCAGAAGTAATGAGCAATATAGGTacaaagataaataaaatatgaatagtgCAAAATAGAGATGTGCCCAGGTCCAAGTCTCATACGACCATCAATATTGGCTCTGcctgctccttctccagctcagctctttcaatctccgggggggggggggggggggggcgtgttgcTTGTGCTGCAGgcgtatgtgattggctgcacattcaagCCAAGCTCCTCCCTTGTCAATTCCTTTCTTCTCCAAGGCATCACATGACTTCACCCTTCTGGCTCCATCTGATGGTCGAAtctgaaatccctcactgacctgaccAATCCCTTTTCACATATTACTGCAGAACATCCGATGCTTACATCTTTGGCTTAAAGCTTTGTCATGTAAACATAACATAGCATgcataaaaacatcacatttcatcacattttaacCATTGTGTTTAACTCAGTTCTATATGATCCAAAATCTGAATATTTGCCTCGCAGGGCTGTCTTACATCCTTTGCTCATTCACTACTTTACAggggaaaaactccccaaaagcCTTCTTTGGGGATCaaattgggagaaatccataaaggacggaaATTAGCATCCCTACCCAGGTTTTGACATTACATCGTGACTGAAATGTTAATGTATGCAGTAATTATATTACCTAAATTACTGTAAATTGTGCTTGATTCACGTTGCATCCACTTCATCTAACATGTTAATGTAATAACTACTATCCAACGtcaacaaactacaattctacgcTAAACATTTCTACCACTAGGTGTACTCTActgcttaaatccctaacagTGTGAAAGTGAGAGTGAATGCATGTCTGTCTCTCTATCAGCCCTCAAGGATGTCCCCCTCTCTCAGCCGACATTAGATTGACTACAGCATCCTGCGACCCTCTAAAGATGACCGGCATAGAAGACTGACTtgaatattattattcattgtcATACAAACTACATTAGACATTGTTGAAAGACCACTTTATGGATTTGCgcactgttttattttactttgagacaaagaaacaaagcatttcATGATGTGGTGGTTCTCTGTTGCAGCTCTCTAATGGTACTGTCTTCCCAGGGAGGACACCACCACGGCCAAGAACTTCTGGAAAGCTGCCTGGACTTCTCCAGTGAAGGCTGCACCGAACTGAGCAGCAACCACGATGGTCAGGCAGTCGGAGAGGAGCTGCAACACAACgagcatcagaaacatcagcagctGGTCCTCTTTTTAACACTAGTTGTTGAACAAGATCATCAGCTGAACGCTACCTTGAAGTTGTCGGGGTCCACGTGCAGTTTCTCGGAGTGCAGCACGCTCAGCTCGGCGTAGGCTGCCTTGATATTGTCCATGTCCTTTACAGCCCGCTCCAGCCCGTTCAGAATAGTTACTCCGTGTTTTGCTACCAGCGGATTTGCCGTGATGGCTGCGGCGTTGTAGAGGTTTCCAAAGTTACCGAAATACCTCTGAGTCCAGGGGTAGACGACCAGACACCTGAGGAGAGCACGTCAGTGTTACACAGTTAGATGTGGGGAGAGGGAACATGTGACTGAAGGTCATCGTGATATGTTGAGGATTTTGTCTCATGCACACCTTGTTAACACAGAGCTAagactcacctgctcagagCTGCAGGACCCACAACATTATAGTCGATCTTGGCGAAGATGTCCTTGATGGTAGCGCGCTCAAATTCTGTCCATGCAACCATTGTGCTGATTCTTCTGTGCTGCTCAGATGATTCTGCTCTCGAAAGATCAGATGCTCTTTTTAAAGGCCCCCTGCTCCCCTCCAGCAGCATGTGACTGGATGGGCGGTGGGCCGGCCAAGGTCTGTGTGATTGAAACGATGATAATAGAAGGGCGTATCTTCTCTGCCTAGTTATCTCTGCATGAAACAGAGAACAAGTAACAGCTGTAAAGTGTCCTCCACAGCTGAGATGAAGATGCAAATGTGCAAAGAGCCATTATAATTTATATAAAAGAAATCGTCGGTACTCTAAGAGGCAACAAGAACCAAACTGTGAAAAAGGAGGAGTCCACAAACTGTTGAAACTTTGAGTCATAGCCTAAAGAATGCATAATGACTGAGACGGGAGAAAACAATGTCAGTGTTTTACCCAGAGACAGACAATGACTTAATGACAGCTGCCTGTCAGTGTGACAGACAGCTGTCCCCTCCTCGAAGATCTGAGCATCAGAACCTTGGACAGCGATCTGTGCATTTATCGTCAGAATGTTGAACGATCACCTAAATCACTTTTGTCAAacttatgtttgtttttcatttcttcatcCGGCACCAACATCAAAGGACACATCAAGGGGGGTTTATGTATGATCTCAAAGTGATGATTTAATTCCTTTGTTTGAGCCAGTAACTCCTCACAGCTCACCAGGCCTGAACAGATGCATCCACAAATCTTAACCAAAAAGTATTTGAAATGATGAAGTAGAACCTTACGACCTGAATGGGAAgctttttaaagtaaaagaaatgcatacagcgggtgaaaaaagtattgaacacgtcaccatttttcgcagtaaatatatttccaaagaagctactgacatgaaattttcaccagttTTTGGTATCAatccaagtaatacatacatacaaagaaagttgtgtgtaataatgtaaaatgccacagggaaaaagtattgaacacatgaagaaagggaggtgcaattCAGACCCTTCTCAGTaaaaattaatatcagctggttcagtcccaactgatgggcaacaaaaaggtctcattgctaaggtgtcacacaagacacatcccatgatgggtagaAGCAAAGAACTGTCGCAAGACATGTATGTATgaattacttgggttgttaccaacatctggtgaaaatgtcatgtctatacctcctttggaaatatatttactgagaaaaatgatgatgtgttcaatacttatttcacccggtGTATGTGTAAATTTACATTGCTCTTCCGGTTTTCACAAATCCAACATGGACTAAAGGGTGGATTCAGGTATATTgggacattttttgtaattgtatcTTCCTGTTTGATGCTGACCACACCcctgtgtgatgtcacctaCATTATGTTATCTGCTTCCTAAGCACCCCTAACTTTACCACATCAAGGCATAAGTAGCATAAGTCCCAAATTACCCGATGTCCCAATATACCTGAATTCACCcttatatttcactttgcatcTTCTCTACCTCAATTGAATTGCTGTATTtatgaatgtaaatatatttaattgctAATATGCATACtttttcatgaataaaaacaataatacttCTTCCACCATTGTTTCGGGggtatttttaatttggagCTCTAATTCCCCCCACGAGAAAGCTGATGGTTTGAAAAGATCTTGAAAAGTTCCAAGAAGCTCAAGCACCACAATGAGAAGTTTTTCCTTATCTCATGGGGCTGCAACAACACGCGTGGAACGCCTTGCAACATATCTCAGAGGAGGTACCGGGTGTGTCCATGCTTTTCTTCAAGCATAAAAACCTCTCGAGTTTGGGCAGCATTCAGCAAGACTCATTCAACAACCAAGATGACCACTCTCTCCACCAAGGACAAGGAGGTAGTCAAAGCCTTCTGGGCCAAAGTGTCTGGAAAGTCGGAGGAAATCGGCAGCGATGCTGTTGCCAGGTAACTATGCTCATGAGCTGAGGGACGTATCCAGAGCGTTTAATGACGCTTGAACGCATCacctatttgttgttgtttgtctttttcaccCAGGATGCTGAGGGTGTACCCGCAGACCAAGACCTACTTCTCCCACTGGAAGGACCatagcccctcctcccccgctgtGAAGAAGCACGGACTGACTGTGATGGCTGGAGTTGGAGACGCTGTGGCCAAAATTGACGACCTCAAAGGAGGTCTCCTGAACCTCAGTGAGCTGCATGCCTTCACTCTGCGTGTGGACCCGGCCAACTTCAAGGTGCAGAGACGGACTCACTCCGAGACAATGAACTGTGATGCAAAGTCTTCCTCAAACTTGGACCGAAGAGCGGACACAAGCCTCCATGTATGTAACATAtgtgtaattgttttgtttttacagatccTCTCCCACAACCTCCTCGTGGTCATGGCCACCATGTTCCCCGACGACTTCACCCCTGAGGTCCATGTGTCTGTGGACAAGTTCCTGGCTGCTGTGGCTCTGGCTCTGTCTGAGAAGTACCGATaaacagcaggagaagaggctGCATAGCAGGAGCTCACTGTGCATAATGATCAATAAAAGCATCcatgcaaaaaacaaagctACTGTTGTTCTCTGGTTACTTTGAGATGGATTGTGTCATGTGTCAAAAGTCGAATCTACAGCGCAAAGCAGACTTTAACAACTGCAACAAGTCGCAGTTTACACTCATTTAAACATTAGAGCATTAACACTATAATCTAATATTTCTGCTGTAAATTTATCAGTGTCCTCGCTACGaatagtcgtagaggaacctattgtatttgaGATTGTGTCATGGGTCAAAAGTTGAATCTACAGCGCAAAGCAGACTTTAACAACTCCAACAAGTCGCAGTTAACActtaattaaacattaaagctTTAACACTATAATCTAATATTTCAGCtgtaaatttattttaaatgattttcttAGAAAAccctaaaatatgaattatttctGTATTCACACAAATTATTACTGTAATTTAGCTCTCTTTCTCATTTCGATATATATGAAATTAAGAGCTGGGGTACCAAGACACCAAACATCTGGGGACGTCTCTGCGGAGACTTTTAAATCCATGTTATTTAGGTGAAAATGGAGTGTACTTGTACGGCGCTTCTCTAGTCatccgaccactcaaagcgctttaacaccaCATGatatcattcacccattcacacctcttcacacactgatggcagAACCTACCATagacagtggcacctgcccattcaCGCACTGTAGtcgcagctacaggagcaatgttgaAATAGACATTTTTCATTCGAAGACCAAAATAAATTACCTCTATCTGATATTGTTAAAAAGTGCACAAGCCATGCCGAAAGGAGTTATTTTCGTTATTGATGTTGAGTGGTATCATGTTTAGAATTCCAATTTGATAAATACGTTTGCTCATAAAGCAAAAGACCAAACGACGACCAAATGGACCTTAAAAGcttcccttttatttatttcttttcatgagTGTTCTTttgagctatttattttttgggatCCACTTCATCACATATGTGTTCACCATGATGGTCAGACTTcaattgtgtaattaatttattcatcgaaataacatatttttacattaattgatttaaaaattcttgaaaaaccacattgtgGATTTtcttataaatattattatttatgtttatatcaattgaatgaaaaattattggaaaaaaaacgtgATCGATTtgctcattgtttttatttcattttgagacAAAGCAACAAAGCTCTTCATGATCAGCGGGGTCCTCTGTTGCAGCTCTCTAATGGTACTGTCTTCCCAGGGAGGACACCACCACGGCCAGGAACTTCTGGAAAGCTGCCTGGACTTCTCCAGTGAAGGCTGCACCGAACTGAGCAGCAACCACGATGGTCAGGCAGTCGGAGAGGAGCTGCAACACAACgagcatcagaaacatcagcagctGGTCCTCTTTTTAACACTAGTTGTTGAAGAAGATCATCAGCTGAACGCTACCTTGAAGTTGTCGGGGTCCACGTGCAGTTTCTCGGAGTGCAGCACACTCAGCTCGGCGTAGGCTGCCTTGATGTTGTCCATGTCCTTCACAGCCCGCTCCAGTCCGTTCAGAATAGTTACTCCGTGTTTTGCTACCAGCGGATTTGCCGTGATGGCTGCGGCGTTGTAGAGGTTTCCAAAGTTACCGAAATACCTCTGAGTCCAGGGGTAGACGACCAGACACCTGAGGAGAGCACGTCAGTGTTACACAGTTAGATGTGGGGAGAGGGAACATGTGACCGAAGGTCATCGTGATATGTTGAGGATTTGGTCTCATGCACACCTTGTTAACACAGAGCTAagactcacctgctcagagCTGCGGGACCCACGACATTATAGTCGATCTTGGCGAAGATGTCCTTGATGGTGGCGCGCTCGAATTCTGTCCATGCAACCATTGTGCTGATTCTTCTGTGCTGCTCAGAAGATTCTGCTCTCGGACATCAGATGCTCTTTTTAAAGGCCCCCTGCTCCCCTCCCTGGCTTGATGGGCGGTGGGCCGGCCAAGGAGCCCACCATTTCTTAGATTTGCAACATTGATAACAGTAGAAAGACTTCTAAAACCTTTCAGACAGAAATACTACCTTGGTCTATTGGTTCTGGTTCATTAGTTGTATTCGTTTGCCCAATAAAAACCTCATTTCTGAACGATTCGGTTTGAAATAAGGAATGGAACTGTTAAATGTTACAGGGTTGGTTTTAACAATCCGCTTAAAATTGTCGTTGAAGCACATTCCTCTCGACATGAGAGCAACTTTCTCTTAATATTGATGGTTGTGTGTTGTCCTTCTGATAATGCACACTTTTGAAGGTTGCTGTTATACATCGACTTCTAGCTGTTTTAATTTTGAAATCGATCTGTTGCCTTGGTATCACATTATCGTGAACGAATTGTTTTACTCCAGATCAAGAGTGAACTGAATATGTTGATTCTTTGTCTGAagctgccacctagtggttcATGAGGGGAGACAAATATAAGAGtccgttttattttttacctgcACAGAAATGTATGATCCCGTCTTTGCGTCCCATAGAATCAACAATTTAACCGAATATTGTACTCGTTGTAATAacgtaaatgttaaatgttacatgtaaatgttaaatataaatctaaatattaaatctaaatgtagatttaa
This window encodes:
- the LOC119219809 gene encoding hemoglobin subunit beta-like, coding for MVAWTEFERATIKDIFAKIDYNVVGPAALSRCLVVYPWTQRYFGNFGNLYNAAAITANPLVAKHGVTILNGLERAVKDMDNIKAAYAELSVLHSEKLHVDPDNFKLLSDCLTIVVAAQFGAAFTGEVQAAFQKFLAVVVSSLGRQYH
- the LOC119219810 gene encoding hemoglobin embryonic subunit alpha-like, giving the protein MTTLSTKDKEVVKAFWAKVSGKSEEIGSDAVARMLRVYPQTKTYFSHWKDHSPSSPAVKKHGLTVMAGVGDAVAKIDDLKGGLLNLSELHAFTLRVDPANFKILSHNLLVVMATMFPDDFTPEVHVSVDKFLAAVALALSEKYR
- the LOC119219807 gene encoding hemoglobin subunit beta-like; translation: MVAWTEFERATIKDIFAKIDYNVVGPAALSRCLVVYPWTQRYFGNFGNLYNAAAITANPLVAKHGVTILNGLERAVKDMDNIKAAYAELSVLHSEKLHVDPDNFKLLSDCLTIVVAAQFGAAFTGEVQAAFQKFLAVVVSSLGRQYH